In Eschrichtius robustus isolate mEscRob2 chromosome 11, mEscRob2.pri, whole genome shotgun sequence, the following proteins share a genomic window:
- the LOC137772179 gene encoding LOW QUALITY PROTEIN: lysine-specific demethylase 4D-like (The sequence of the model RefSeq protein was modified relative to this genomic sequence to represent the inferred CDS: inserted 1 base in 1 codon; substituted 1 base at 1 genomic stop codon): MQSKHFGSQNPSWKIMIFHPTMEEFEDFNKYIVYMESQGAHRAGLAKVIPPKGWKARQTYDDIDDILISTTFQQVTTGKAGVFTQHHKKKKAMTVSEYRRLTNSEKHQIPLYSDFQDLERKYRKTRLYDSPVYGADVSGSLFDQNTEQWNLGHLGTIQDLLEQECGVVIEGVNTPYLYFXMWKTTFAWHTEDVDLYSINYLHVGEPKTWYAVPPEHGRRLERLARELFPGSARGCGAFLRHKVALISPTVLKDNGIPFGRVTQEAGEFIVTFPYGYHSGFNCAEAINFASPRXIDYGKVAWE, encoded by the exons ATGCAGTCTAAGCACTTTGGTAGCCAGAACCCAAGTTGGAAGATTATGATCTTCCACCCAACCATGGAAGAATTTGAAgatttcaacaaatatattgtttACATGGAGTCGCAAGGTGCACACCGAGCTGGCCTAGCCAAGGTAATTCCACCGAAAGGATGGAAAGCCAGACAGACGTACGATGATATCGATGACATCTTAATATCCACTACCTTCCAGCAAGTGACCACTGGAAAGGCAGGTGTGTTTACTCAACAccacaaaaagaagaaagccatGACCGTGAGCGAGTATCGCCGCTTAACAAACAGTGAGAAACACCAGATTCCACTCTACTCTGATTTTCAGGATCTGGAGCGAAAATATCGGAAAACACGCCTCTATGATTCACCAGTATATGGTGCGGACGTCAGTGGCTCCTTATTCGATCAAAACACGGAGCAGTGGAACCTTGGACACCTGGGAACCATTCAGGACCTGCTGGAGCAGGAGTGCGGAGTGGTCATCGAAGGCGTCAACACCCCCTACCTGTACT GCATGTGGAAGACCACCTTCGCCTGGCACACGGAGGACGTGGACCTTTACAGCATCAACTACCTGCACGTCGGGGAGCCCAAGACTTGGTACGCGGTGCCCCCGGAGCACGGCCGACGCCTGGAACGCCTGGCCAGGGAGCTTTTCCCGGGCAGCGCACGGGGCTGTGGGGCCTTCCTGCGGCACAAGGTGGCTCTCATCTCGCCCACGGTCCTCAAGGACAACGGCATCCCCTTCGGTCGGGTCACTCAGGAGGCTGGAGAGTTCATCGTGACGTTTCCCTATGGCTACCACTCTGGCTTCAACTGCGCGGAAGCCATCAATTTCGCCTCCCCGCGCTAGATCGATTATGGCAAAGTGGCCTGGGAATAG
- the LOC137771821 gene encoding lysine-specific demethylase 4D-like, which translates to MKAMKSKSNWAQNPSCRIMVFHPTKEEFNDFDKYVAYMESQGAHRAGVAKIIPPKDWKARQTYDDINDILIAAPLQQVTSGQAGVFTQYHKKKKAMTVGEYHHLAKSEKYRTPAHFDFKDLERKYWKTRLYDSPVYGADVSGSLFDQNTEQWNLGHLGTIQDLLEQECGVVIEGVNTPYLYFGMWKTAFAWHTEDMDLYSINYLHFGEPKTWYAVPPEHGRRLERLARELFPGSARGCEAFLRHKVALISPTVLKDNGIPFDRVTQEAGEFIVTFPYGYHSGFNHGFNCAEAINFASPRWIDYGKVASQCSCGEARVAFSMDAFVRILQPERYELWKRGQDRTVVDHTQPTAPDSHVLNAWREVRASRGAALATRHPLHRRALRPRVPVAAGGGTRHRVPVRAVSRRPSPARGSCSAAQFRDAATSTSGEPGPTQPPTPGPSAPDRHPAGRCGPRRRPWEEGTQEPAAPPRAKRRLSLDTDQDPEAQPLPVDAPSPDSAAPLSPGLQHPATASGCGCGPVP; encoded by the coding sequence ATGAAAGCTATGAAGTCTAAGTCCAACTGGGCCCAGAACCCAAGTTGTAGAATAATGGTATTTCATCCAACCAAAGAAGAGTTTAATGATTTCGATAAATACGTTGCTTATATGGAATCCCAAGGTGCACACCGAGCAGGCGTGGCGAAGATCATTCCACCCAAGGACTGGAAAGCCAGACAGACCTATGATGATATCAATGACATCTTAATAGCCGCTCCCCTCCAGCAGGTGACTTCTGGGCAGGCAGGTGTGTTTACTCAATAccacaaaaagaagaaagccatGACCGTGGGTGAGTACCACCACTTAGCAAAGAGTGAAAAATACCGGACTCCAGCACACTTTGATTTTAAGGACCTGGAGCGAAAATATTGGAAAACACGCCTCTATGATTCACCAGTATATGGTGCGGACGTCAGTGGCTCCTTATTCGATCAAAACACGGAGCAGTGGAACCTTGGACACCTGGGAACCATTCAGGACCTGCTGGAGCAGGAGTGCGGAGTGGTCATCGAAGGCGTCAACACCCCCTACCTGTACTTCGGCATGTGGAAGACCGCCTTCGCCTGGCACACGGAGGACATGGACCTTTACAGCATCAACTACCTGCACTTCGGGGAGCCCAAGACGTGGTACGCGGTGCCCCCGGAGCACGGCCGGCGCCTGGAACGCCTGGCCAGGGAGCTTTTCCCGGGCAGCGCGCGGGGCTGTGAGGCCTTCCTGCGGCACAAGGTGGCTCTCATCTCGCCCACGGTCCTCAAGGACAACGGCATCCCCTTCGATCGGGTCACTCAGGAGGCTGGAGAGTTCATCGTGACCTTTCCCTATGGCTACCACTCTGGCTTCAACCATGGCTTCAACTGCGCGGAAGCCATCAATTTCGCCTCCCCGCGCTGGATCGATTATGGCAAAGTGGCCTCGCAGTGCAGCTGCGGGGAGGCCCGGGTCGCCTTCTCCATGGACGCCTTCGTGCGCATCCTGCAACCGGAGCGCTACGAGCTGTGGAAACGCGGGCAGGACCGGACCGTGGTGGACCACACGCAGCCCACGGCGCCGGACAGCCACGTCTTGAACGCCTGGAGGGAGGTCCGCGCGTCCCGGGGAGCAGCTCTCGCCACGAGGCACCCCTTGCACCGGCGCGCTCTGCGCCCCCGTGTGCCTGTAGCCGCGGGAGGTGGGACCCGCCACCGAGTCCCTGTGCGTGCTGTGTCCCGCCGCCCCTCGCCGGCCCGGGGTTCTTGCTCTGCCGCCCAGTTCAGGGATGCGGCCACCAGCACCTCCGGGGAGCCCGGCCCGACCCAGCCGCCGACCCCAGGTCCATCCGCCCCGGATCGCCACCCAGCTGGAAGATGTGGCCCTCGTCGTCGTCCTTGGGAAGAGGGCACTCAGGAGCCAGCTGCTCCCCCCAGGGCTAAGAGGAGGCTTTCGTTAGACACAGATCAGGACCCAGAGGCTCAGCCCCTGCCTGTGGATGCACCCTCGCCGGACAGCGCCGCCCCGCTCAGCCCTGGGCTCCAGCATCCCGCCACGGCTTCTGGCTGTGGTTGTGGCCCCGTCCCCTAA